Below is a window of Cytobacillus firmus DNA.
TTAAATTATTCAGTCTATTTTCTATATGATATCATTTTATACTATTTCCCAAAAGGGCTTCCAGTAAAAAAAATCCGGGAAAAATCCCCGGATTTTCTTCACATAGATTAGAACATCCTAGTAAGCTAATACTTCCATTACCTTGCGAACTGAATCTGCCGACTTATCAAGGGCAGCTTTTTCTTCACTTGTCAGTTCAAGCTCTATTACTTTTTCGATTCCGTTTGCTCCAAGGATTGCAGGCACACCAAGATAGATTCCTTCGTAGCCATATTCTCCTTCAAGGTAAGCAATGGAAGGCAGTACGCGGCGCTGATCTTTAAGGATAGCTTCACACATTTCCACTAGGGAAGCAGCTGGAGCATAGTAGGCACTTCCGTTCCCTAATAAGTTGACGATCTCTCCTCCGCCTTTGCGTGTACGCTCGACAATGGCATCTAGACGATCTTTTGAAATTAATGATTCTAAAGGAATGCCGCCAGCATATGAATAGCGGACTAGCGGAACCATGTCATCACCATGTCCGCCAAGTACAAACCCTGTAATGTCTTTAACAGACAAATTCAGTTCCTGCGCGACAAATGTCCGGAAGCGAGCTGTGTCAAGAACACCTGACTGGCCAATTACACGGTTTTTCGGGAAGCCTGATTCCTTGAAAACTGTATAAGTCATCGCATCCACTGGATTAGTAAGCACAACAATATAGCTATTTGGAGAATGTTTTGCAATCTCCTGCGCTACACTTTTCATAATCTTCTGGTTCGTTTGTACAAGGTCATCACGGCTCATGCCCGGCTTCCGTGCAATACCTGCTGTAATAACTACAATGTCAGAGTCTTGTGTATCTTCATAGTTTGAAGTACCTGTGATATTCGAATCGAATCCCTGAACAGGACTTGCTTCAAGCATATCAAGAGCTTTTCCCTTTGTAGGGTTTTCCATTTGCGGAATATCGACCAGCACGACATCACCAAGTTCCTTCTGAGCCAGTAAGAATGCAGTTGTTGCTCCAGTAAATCCTCCACCGATTACAGAAATCTTTTTGCGTTTCAATGACATGAGCAGTTCCTCCTTTTGGAAATGAAAGTTTCAGGATTTGTATCCTTTATGTAAGAGGCTGTTACAAGGAACAGCCTTCCTATATACACAATTTCAGAGAATCGCCAGCTGCCCGGCAAAAGAAGTTTCCTCAGGGAAGCACACAAAATAGCACTGCATGAATAGTATATTAGTCAAAAGCGCCTTTTATTAAAGGCGCTTTTACTTTTTTATTCCATGTTTTTAATTAGTTCGTCGGCAAATTCAGAGCATTTTACTTCTGTTGCTCCATCCATTAGACGCGCAAAGTCATATGTTACGACTTTAGAAGCAATAGATTTCTCCATAGATTTAACGATCATGTTTGCAGCTTCGTTCCATCCAAGGTGCTCAAGCATTAATACACCTGAAAGAATAACAGATGAAGGATTAACCTTATCAAGGCCAGCATACTTCGGAGCTGTACCATGTGTTGCTTCGAAGATCGCATGTCCTGTTTCATAGTTAATGTTTGCTCCAGGAGCAATACCAATTCCGCCTACCTGTGCAGCAAGCGCATCAGAAATATAATCACCGTTCAAGTTCATTGTTGCAACAACATCAAACTCTTTTGGACGGGTAAGGATCTGCTGAAGGAAAATATCAGCAATCGCATCTTTAACAATAATTTTGCCGGCTGCTTCTGCATCTGCCTGAGCTTTGTTTGCAGCTTCAACACCCTGCTCATCCTTAATGCGGTCATATTGAGCCCAAGTGAATACTTTTTCTCCGTACTCTCTTTCAGCAAGCTCATAACCCCAGTTCTTAAAGGCGCCTTCAGTAAATTTCATGATATTGCCTTTATGTACAAGTGTTAAAGATTTACGGCCTTCTTTAATGGCATACTCAATAGCAGCACGTACAAGGCGGCTCGTTCCCTCTTCTGAAACAGGCTTAATGCCGATGCCTGATGTTTCCGGGAAGCGAATCTTATTAACACCCATTTCATCCTTAAGGAATGAGATTAGCTTTTTAACCTCATCAGAACCTTTTGCATACTCAATGCCGGCATAAATATCTTCAGTATTTTCACGGAAAATAACCATATCAGTATCCTGAGGGCGTTTAACTGGAGAAGGAACTCCTTCAAACCAGCGGACCGGACGCAGGCACACAAACAGGTCAAGCTCCTGACGAAGCGCAACGTTTAGAGAACGGATTCCGCCGCCGATTGGTGTTGTTAATGGACCTTTAATCGCAATAAGATATTCATTGATCACATCAAGTGTTTCAGAAGGAAGCCACTCTCCAGTCTGGTTGAAGGCTTTTTCTCCTGCTAACACTTCTTTCCAGACAAGCTTGCGCTCACCTTTGTATGCTTTTTCTACAGATGCATCCAATACACGGGAAGCTGCCGCCCAAATATCTGGTCCTGTTCCGTCTCCTTCGATAAAAGGAACGATTGGATTGTTTGGTACGTTTAGTACACCATTAGTAACTGTGATTTTTTCACCTTGCATTGTTATACCCTCCATTTTGAAAAGTGCAAGCATCAGCCTTTTTATTTATATAGTCTTCGGCATAATGCTGCATCAGTATATCAGAATCAAAGGTTAGAAGGCATTTGCCCCTAACCTTTTCCCTGCTCTCTCTATTACATCAATTTTTTGATAAAAAGTAAAATGCTGAGTAGTCATTTTAGTTCTTTTAATCTGTTTTTTCAGCCTATTAAAGACCTCTTTGCTCTACTGGCACGTATTTTTGCATTCCCGGACCTGTATAGTCTGCACGCGGGCGGATCAAACGATTATTTTCATATTGTTCGAGAATATGAGCCAGCCAGCCAGATACACGGCTTACGGCAAAAATCGGCGTGAACAGGTCATGGTCGATTCCCAGGCTATGGTAAACAGAAGCAGAATAGAAGTCGACATTTGGCGGAAGTTTTTTCTCCCCGGTAACAATCGCTTCAATTTGCGTGGACATTTCGTACCAGTGTGGTTCTCCAGTAAGTTCTGTAAGCTTTTTAGACATTTCCCTTAAGTGCTTGGCACGAGGATCGCCCTGACGGTAAACACGATGGCCAAAGCCCATGATTTTCTCTTTCTTTTCAAGCTTTTCACGGATATACGGTTCTACATTTTCAAGAGTGCCGATATCAGTAAGCATCTTCATTACCGCCTCATTGGCACCGCCATGCAATGGTCCTTTCAATGCGCCAATAGCAGCTGTAACTCCTGAATAAATATCTGACAAAGTAGCTACACATACCCGTGCAGTGAACGTGGAGGCATTCAGTTCATGGTCCGCATGAAGAACCAGCGCTTTATTAAATGCTTCAATTGCGATTGGTTCAGGCTCTTCGCCTGTAAGCATGTATAGGAAGTTGGCTGCAAATCCAAGATCTGTTCTAGGAGCAATTGGTTCAAGGCCTTTTCTTACTCTTGCAAATGCCGTTACGATAGCAGGCATTTTAGCTTGAAGGCGAACTGCTTTTTTATAGTTTGCTTCTTCATCCATCTGGTCTGCTTCTTCATCATAAAGTCCTAATAGAGACACTGCAGAACGAAGGGCAGCCATTGGATGCACTTTGTCAATTGGATATGTTTTAAAATGGTTCAGAACTTCCTCTGGAAGAGAGTAGTTTGCTGCAAGCTGACTCTTTAACTCATCCAGTTGGGTTTTAGCAGGAAGCTTTCTGTGCCATAAAAGATAAATAACCTCTTCAAAGCTTGCATTTTCAGCCAAATCATCAATATTGTAGCCAGCATAGGTTAATGTATCGTCTATGATGGAGCTGATAGACGAAGTAGTAGCTACTACCCCTTCAAGACCGCGTGTTACTGTCATACCGAATCTCTCCTTTACATAATAAAATTTCCCCATACCCATTTTTGTCTGTACATTAAACATAAGTAAGCCGAACCTGATTTTTCATCTTTCAGAAAAGCTTCCTCGTCATGTCCACATTCTGCTTTATCTTTTTGGGACACTTTTATAGGGCTGCAGGACAGCCAATGAAAAGCCGGCTTTATCAGCCGATCTACAGACCAAATTTATGAAAGGTGAAACCATCATTTGGTGAACTCCCGATATATGGAAGAAATAAACTTTCAATTGGCATGCATTAATCGAGCGGTTGCTCGGTACTTACTTAAAAAAAAAGAAAATGCTTACATTTTTCCAAAAATGAAAAAATAAATATATTAATAACATTTTAATAGAGCTTAACTGAATTTAATAGGTACCGTGAAATAGGTTACGCTTACAAGTCCTATTATAAACAATTATCTGACTTTTGTGAATGAAAAGCACTTAATTTGTTAAAAAATATTATTTTTCAAGAAAAGTTTATTTGCATTATTGCCCAAAGGCAATGAAGGATCTAAGAACATTTCATTTAAAAAGCTCAAAGACTTTCATTGCCATATACGCAATCCCTGCTCCTATGAGAGGACCGACGGCAATGCCTTTAAAAAGGGAGACAGCAAGAATGGTCCCCAGAACAAGAGCTGTTGTAATATGGGGATCTTCAGCCAGCAATACGATGCCGCCTTTTGCCAGAAGCGCAACTGCAATCCCCGAGACTAGAGCAACCCACGCATAAGGAGATTTAAATGCTCCGCCTAAATCCCGGAAGCCGATTTCACCACTGGCTATAGGTGCAAGGACAGCAATGGTAATAATGGTTACACCCCAGTTAATTCCCTTGGACTGCAGAAATGAAAAAGTTTTTGAATCCAAGCCGGCTGCTTTAAGGACAATCAAAACAAAGACAGCAATGATCAGTGATTGATTTTTTGCTATTACACCTATCCCCAGCAATAGAAACAAAAAAATGAGTGATTGGGAAAACATCTGCTAATTCACCTGCCAGCTTTCTATATTATCGTAACATAATTTAAATCAATTTAATAATTTCCGGGTTCTTTGCCTGATATTTAAAAATAGAATAAGTACTAATAGAATATATCTAATTATTTTAAGCTCTTGAAAAAATGATGTATGATATGACTAATAACATTACATAAAGTAAAGCTGCAATGACTTAGTCTGTTCAAATTTAATAAGGAGGCTATTACTTGAACCCGGCATATATCTATCGGACCGTAAGATTTTTCTTTGTCATTGGAGTGGTGATCTTAAGTCTCTATGCTTTCCTATATTTATCCAAAGTGACTTATCCTTTCATTATTGGACTGGCCATTGCCTTTCTAATTAACCCTTTGGTCAATATAATGGAGGTTAAATGGAAATTACCAAGGGCTCTTGCAGTGCTCATTGCACTGATTATTATCTTTGCCATTTTTGCCGGATTAATCACATTGCTGGTGGCTGAGATCGTATCAGGTGCCGATTATTTAGCAAAAGTAGTACCTCAGCACCTTGATACCTTAATAGGTTTTGTTGAGCAATTCTTTGCAGGGCAAATCATTCCTCTTTATAACCAGCTGGCAAGTTTATTTAATAACTTGGGAACAGGACAGCAGGATACCATTATGACGAATATAGAAAATGTCGGGAAGCAATTTGGGTCTACACTGGGAGATTTTATCCAGGCATTTTTCGAGAAAATCCCAAACATTCTTTCATGGTTTCCCAATGCTGCAACTGTCCTGATCTTCTCGCTGCTGGCCACTTTTTTTATAAGCAAGGATTGGCACAGGCTTTCAGGTATTTTCAGCCGCATGCTGCCCAGCCGCGCAAAAAAAAGCGGCAGAACCGTATTTGCCGATCTGCAGAAGGCTTTATTTGGTTTCGTCAAGGCACAGGCTACTTTAGTATCTATTACTACGGTTATCATACTTGCCGGACTTCTGATTCTGCGTGTCGATTATGCCATCACAATTGCACTTGTGACTGGCCTTGTAGATATTATTCCCTATCTCGGAACAGGGCTGATTTTTGTGCCGTGGATTATATTTGAGGCAATCGGCGGAGAAATGAGCAGGGCACTCGGGCTGGGCATTCTTTATATCATCGTTTTGGTCCAGCGCCAGATAATGGAGCCAAAGATTCTTTCATCAAGCATCGGGCTTGATCCATTAGCAACCCTGATTGCTTTATTTGCCGGTTTTAAGCTGATAGGCTTTCTGGGCCTGATTGCAGGTCCGGTTACTCTTGTCCTCCTCACTACTCTTCATAAAGCTGGGGTATTCAGAGATATCTGGTTATTTATAAAAGGCAATGAAAAAGCCGATTAGGGTCATAAATTTTGGCATCCCCTTAAGTCATGCTATGCTGAGGATTGGATACAGGGCACTTGCCTAACCAAAAGAGTTAAATGTCACCGCACAATGGCAATAGTTCCACTGAGCGGGATAATAACCATGGGATTGTCATATTCCAGTAAATTAAACCAGCCGCTCCTATGAATCGGAGCGGCTTTATATATAGCTATCTTTACCTGATTATCGTGATCGTTCCCTTGTTC
It encodes the following:
- the mdh gene encoding malate dehydrogenase produces the protein MSLKRKKISVIGGGFTGATTAFLLAQKELGDVVLVDIPQMENPTKGKALDMLEASPVQGFDSNITGTSNYEDTQDSDIVVITAGIARKPGMSRDDLVQTNQKIMKSVAQEIAKHSPNSYIVVLTNPVDAMTYTVFKESGFPKNRVIGQSGVLDTARFRTFVAQELNLSVKDITGFVLGGHGDDMVPLVRYSYAGGIPLESLISKDRLDAIVERTRKGGGEIVNLLGNGSAYYAPAASLVEMCEAILKDQRRVLPSIAYLEGEYGYEGIYLGVPAILGANGIEKVIELELTSEEKAALDKSADSVRKVMEVLAY
- the icd gene encoding NADP-dependent isocitrate dehydrogenase, with the translated sequence MQGEKITVTNGVLNVPNNPIVPFIEGDGTGPDIWAAASRVLDASVEKAYKGERKLVWKEVLAGEKAFNQTGEWLPSETLDVINEYLIAIKGPLTTPIGGGIRSLNVALRQELDLFVCLRPVRWFEGVPSPVKRPQDTDMVIFRENTEDIYAGIEYAKGSDEVKKLISFLKDEMGVNKIRFPETSGIGIKPVSEEGTSRLVRAAIEYAIKEGRKSLTLVHKGNIMKFTEGAFKNWGYELAEREYGEKVFTWAQYDRIKDEQGVEAANKAQADAEAAGKIIVKDAIADIFLQQILTRPKEFDVVATMNLNGDYISDALAAQVGGIGIAPGANINYETGHAIFEATHGTAPKYAGLDKVNPSSVILSGVLMLEHLGWNEAANMIVKSMEKSIASKVVTYDFARLMDGATEVKCSEFADELIKNME
- the citZ gene encoding citrate synthase — its product is MTVTRGLEGVVATTSSISSIIDDTLTYAGYNIDDLAENASFEEVIYLLWHRKLPAKTQLDELKSQLAANYSLPEEVLNHFKTYPIDKVHPMAALRSAVSLLGLYDEEADQMDEEANYKKAVRLQAKMPAIVTAFARVRKGLEPIAPRTDLGFAANFLYMLTGEEPEPIAIEAFNKALVLHADHELNASTFTARVCVATLSDIYSGVTAAIGALKGPLHGGANEAVMKMLTDIGTLENVEPYIREKLEKKEKIMGFGHRVYRQGDPRAKHLREMSKKLTELTGEPHWYEMSTQIEAIVTGEKKLPPNVDFYSASVYHSLGIDHDLFTPIFAVSRVSGWLAHILEQYENNRLIRPRADYTGPGMQKYVPVEQRGL
- a CDS encoding DUF441 domain-containing protein; translation: MFSQSLIFLFLLLGIGVIAKNQSLIIAVFVLIVLKAAGLDSKTFSFLQSKGINWGVTIITIAVLAPIASGEIGFRDLGGAFKSPYAWVALVSGIAVALLAKGGIVLLAEDPHITTALVLGTILAVSLFKGIAVGPLIGAGIAYMAMKVFELFK
- the ytvI gene encoding sporulation integral membrane protein YtvI, whose translation is MNPAYIYRTVRFFFVIGVVILSLYAFLYLSKVTYPFIIGLAIAFLINPLVNIMEVKWKLPRALAVLIALIIIFAIFAGLITLLVAEIVSGADYLAKVVPQHLDTLIGFVEQFFAGQIIPLYNQLASLFNNLGTGQQDTIMTNIENVGKQFGSTLGDFIQAFFEKIPNILSWFPNAATVLIFSLLATFFISKDWHRLSGIFSRMLPSRAKKSGRTVFADLQKALFGFVKAQATLVSITTVIILAGLLILRVDYAITIALVTGLVDIIPYLGTGLIFVPWIIFEAIGGEMSRALGLGILYIIVLVQRQIMEPKILSSSIGLDPLATLIALFAGFKLIGFLGLIAGPVTLVLLTTLHKAGVFRDIWLFIKGNEKAD